From Impatiens glandulifera chromosome 7, dImpGla2.1, whole genome shotgun sequence:
TGCTTCCCTACTTGCCTCCCATGGCTAGCATTTCCTCTTCAACCCCATATGCCACCATCACATTAGAcctaacaacaacaacatcaaaTGGTTCACAAACTATAGGTAGTAAAGTGTCAAACTTGTTTCCACAAAACAATTCTCTTAGCCATGAAGCAATATTGGGTCCAATTGAGTCGTATATGAATACCAACACGAATACAAATAACTCGGAAAGATTTCCATTACGCTGCCTCGATGTACAAAATCAGCAAATAATGGACGTTGTGACAAATGCCATTGCTTCGGACCCCAACTTTGCAGCGACCATTGCAGCTGCGGTTTcgtcaattattaataatagtgGGGCAAACACGCAAAGGAATGACAGTATGGAATGAAATAGAGGTGAGATCAATCCGGGAAGCCCTTAGTTTTGTAGATATGTAAGTTCAtcttttttatttggtttagtTAGATTTGTGTGTAAGATAATTAATACTtgaatacaataatattatgtacatttttttttaaagaatagtCCAAATTTATATGATAAGGACATACATAGTCGATTAAGataaattgaatcaaatttaaaaataata
This genomic window contains:
- the LOC124910603 gene encoding WRKY transcription factor 42-like translates to MSKGNPFPRSYYRCTMAISCPVRKQVQRCLKEQSVLITTYEGNHNHPLPPSAKEMASTTSAAASMLLSGSIQSADRNYDHNHHFLVNSSNNHLLSRTMLPYLPPMASISSSTPYATITLDLTTTTSNGSQTIGSKVSNLFPQNNSLSHEAILGPIESYMNTNTNTNNSERFPLRCLDVQNQQIMDVVTNAIASDPNFAATIAAAVSSIINNSGANTQRNDSME